In Dermochelys coriacea isolate rDerCor1 chromosome 16, rDerCor1.pri.v4, whole genome shotgun sequence, one genomic interval encodes:
- the PTRH1 gene encoding probable peptidyl-tRNA hydrolase isoform X3, with product MNRKTRLRPATPHFHLYLLVAGLGNYGLRGTRHNVGMAVLNQLAQKLNVADQWKVDRHCCADVTITNVEEAELVLMKPRRLMNINGLSVASAAETYNLGVEDIYLVHDDLDKPLGKMAIKLGGSARGHNGVRSCISSLYSDCMVRLRVGIGRPVGEAMVDHYVLGQFASAEREVLQRVLEQAADLLLEHILQRSSGKDLTPPGDKGDRTPH from the exons ATGAACAGAAAAACAAGACTCAGGCCTGCTACCCCACACTTCCATCTATATCTCCTG GTGGCAGGGCTAGGGAATTATGGGCTGCGAGGAACCCGTCATAATGTGGGCATGGCGGTGCTCAATCAGCTGGCCCAGAAGTTGAACGTCGCTGACCAGTGGAAAGTGGACAGACACTGCTGCGCAGACGTGACCATCACCAATGTGGAGGAAGCAGAGCTGGTGCTGATGAAACCTCGGCGGCTCATGAACATCAATGGCCTCAGTGTAGCAAGTGCTG CTGAAACTTACAACCTCGGGGTAGAAGACATTTACCTGGTTCACGACGACCTGGACAAGCCGCTGGGGAAGATGGCGATAAAGCTGGGAGGCAGCGCAAG GGGGCATAACGGGGTCCGCTCCTGCATCAGCTCCCTGTACTCAGAT tGCATGGTGCGGCTCAGGGTTGGCATTGGCCGGCCGGTGGGGGAAGCCATGGTGGATCACTACGTGCTGGGCCAGTTCGCCAGCGCTGAGCGCGAGGTCCTGCAGCGCGTCCTGGAGCAGGCGGCCGACCTGCTGCTGGAACACATCCTGCAGAGGAGCAGTGGCAAGGACCTCACGCCCCCTGGCGACAAGGGGGACAGGACCCCTCATTAA
- the PTRH1 gene encoding probable peptidyl-tRNA hydrolase isoform X2 has product MLRPLPKRLGRLLSRTMSHCEADPRAFRKRVLVAGLGNYGLRGTRHNVGMAVLNQLAQKLNVADQWKVDRHCCADVTITNVEEAELVLMKPRRLMNINGLSVASAAETYNLGVEDIYLVHDDLDKPLGKMAIKLGGSARGHNGVRSCISSLYSDCMVRLRVGIGRPVGEAMVDHYVLGQFASAEREVLQRVLEQAADLLLEHILQRSSGKDLTPPGDKGDRTPH; this is encoded by the exons aTGCTGCGGCCGCTACCCAAGCGCCTCGGGAGGTTACTGAGCCGCACCATGAGCCACTGCGAGGCCGATCCGCGCGCCTTCAGGAAGCGGGTCCTG GTGGCAGGGCTAGGGAATTATGGGCTGCGAGGAACCCGTCATAATGTGGGCATGGCGGTGCTCAATCAGCTGGCCCAGAAGTTGAACGTCGCTGACCAGTGGAAAGTGGACAGACACTGCTGCGCAGACGTGACCATCACCAATGTGGAGGAAGCAGAGCTGGTGCTGATGAAACCTCGGCGGCTCATGAACATCAATGGCCTCAGTGTAGCAAGTGCTG CTGAAACTTACAACCTCGGGGTAGAAGACATTTACCTGGTTCACGACGACCTGGACAAGCCGCTGGGGAAGATGGCGATAAAGCTGGGAGGCAGCGCAAG GGGGCATAACGGGGTCCGCTCCTGCATCAGCTCCCTGTACTCAGAT tGCATGGTGCGGCTCAGGGTTGGCATTGGCCGGCCGGTGGGGGAAGCCATGGTGGATCACTACGTGCTGGGCCAGTTCGCCAGCGCTGAGCGCGAGGTCCTGCAGCGCGTCCTGGAGCAGGCGGCCGACCTGCTGCTGGAACACATCCTGCAGAGGAGCAGTGGCAAGGACCTCACGCCCCCTGGCGACAAGGGGGACAGGACCCCTCATTAA
- the PTRH1 gene encoding probable peptidyl-tRNA hydrolase isoform X1 — protein sequence MLRPLPKRLGRLLSRTMSHCEADPRAFRKRVLVVAGLGNYGLRGTRHNVGMAVLNQLAQKLNVADQWKVDRHCCADVTITNVEEAELVLMKPRRLMNINGLSVASAAETYNLGVEDIYLVHDDLDKPLGKMAIKLGGSARGHNGVRSCISSLYSDCMVRLRVGIGRPVGEAMVDHYVLGQFASAEREVLQRVLEQAADLLLEHILQRSSGKDLTPPGDKGDRTPH from the exons aTGCTGCGGCCGCTACCCAAGCGCCTCGGGAGGTTACTGAGCCGCACCATGAGCCACTGCGAGGCCGATCCGCGCGCCTTCAGGAAGCGGGTCCTGGTA GTGGCAGGGCTAGGGAATTATGGGCTGCGAGGAACCCGTCATAATGTGGGCATGGCGGTGCTCAATCAGCTGGCCCAGAAGTTGAACGTCGCTGACCAGTGGAAAGTGGACAGACACTGCTGCGCAGACGTGACCATCACCAATGTGGAGGAAGCAGAGCTGGTGCTGATGAAACCTCGGCGGCTCATGAACATCAATGGCCTCAGTGTAGCAAGTGCTG CTGAAACTTACAACCTCGGGGTAGAAGACATTTACCTGGTTCACGACGACCTGGACAAGCCGCTGGGGAAGATGGCGATAAAGCTGGGAGGCAGCGCAAG GGGGCATAACGGGGTCCGCTCCTGCATCAGCTCCCTGTACTCAGAT tGCATGGTGCGGCTCAGGGTTGGCATTGGCCGGCCGGTGGGGGAAGCCATGGTGGATCACTACGTGCTGGGCCAGTTCGCCAGCGCTGAGCGCGAGGTCCTGCAGCGCGTCCTGGAGCAGGCGGCCGACCTGCTGCTGGAACACATCCTGCAGAGGAGCAGTGGCAAGGACCTCACGCCCCCTGGCGACAAGGGGGACAGGACCCCTCATTAA
- the CERCAM gene encoding inactive glycosyltransferase 25 family member 3 isoform X1, which translates to MRPPAAALLRCALLLLLRGCPGLEGEGGSPAGQQQELPTVVIAILARNSEHSLPHYLGALERLDYPKERISIWCATDHNIDNTTEILWEWLMAMEKHYHYIEWKSVEEPSSYPNVLGPKHWTDERYEHVMKLKQEALSFARAEGADYLLLTDTDSILTNNQTLTFLISQNKSVIAPMLDSQTYYSNFWCGITPQGYYRRTADYFPTKNRQRVGCFAVPMVYATFLLDLQREGTSELAFHPPHPNYTWPFDDIIVFAYSCQAAGVQIYVCNQERFGYINVPVKSHQTLEDERINFVHLILEAMVDGPPMFPSEHVSLSPKHLGKMGFDEIFLINLVRRPDRRHRMLSSLYELEIDPQVVDAVDGSALNSSDIKILGVDLLPGYYDPFSGRTLTKGEVGCFLSHYYIWKEIVARGLEKSVVFEDDVRFEAYFKVRLTRLMEELEWAQLDWDLIYLGRKQMNSEDEEPVEDVRNLVVAEYSYWTLAYIVSQRGAQKLIAAEPLSKMLPVDEFLPIMYDKHPNEDYKQHFANRDLLVYSVHPLLVYPTHYTGDSKWLSDTETSTIWDDDSKKTDWSGSQKTLKGSRSNAGHSFRSTSRDEL; encoded by the exons ATGCGCCCCCCCGCCGCTGCTCTGCTGCGCTGcgccctgctcctgctgctgaggGGCTGCCCcgggctggagggggaaggggggagcccagccgggcagcagcaggagctgcccACCGTGGTGATCGCCATCCTGGCTCGCAACTCGGAGCACTCGCTGCCCCATTACCTGGGGGCCTTGGAGCGCCTGGACTACCCCAAGGAGCGCATCTCTATCTG GTGTGCAACGGACCACAATATCGACAACACGACCGAGATCCTGTGGGAATGGCTTATGGCCATGGAGAAACACTATCACTACATTGAGTGGAAGTCAGTGGAGGAGCCCAG CTCTTACCCCAATGTACTTGGCCCCAAGCACTGGACAGACGAACGCTATGAACATGTCATGAAGCTGAAGCAGGAAGCTCTGAGCTTTGCCCGGGCTGAGGGGGCTGATTATCTCCTG CTCACCGATACAGACAGCATCCTGACCAACAATCAGACCCTGACATTCCTGATATCGCAGAACAAGTCGGTGATCGCCCCCATGCTGGACTCCCAGACATATTACTCCAACTTCTGGTGTGGGATAACCCCTCAG GGTTACTACCGTAGGACGGCAGACTATTTCCCCACCAAGAACCGCCAGCGGGTGGGCTGCTTCGCTGTCCCCATGGTGTACGCCACCTTCCTGCTTGACCTGCAAAGAGAGGGGACCTCTGAGCTCGCCTTCCACCCGCCCCACCCCAACTACACCTGGCCCTTTGACGACATCATCGTCTTCGCCTACTCCTGCCAAGCCGCGG GAGTCCAGATCTACGTGTGTAACCAGGAGCGGTTTGGTTACATCAATGTCCCGGTGAAGTCCCATCAGACGCTAGAGGACGAACGCATCAACTTTGTGCACCTCATCCTGGAAGCCATGG TGGACGGCCCCCCGATGTTCCCCTCTGAGCATGTTTCCCTCAGCCCCAAGCACCTCGGTAAAATGGGCTTTGATGAG ATTTTCCTGATTAACCTGGTGCGGCGGCCAGACCGGCGCCACCGGATGCTGAGTTCTCTGTATGAGCTGGAGATAGACCCCCAGGTGGTGGATGCTGTAGATGGGAG TGCCCTGAACAGCAGTGACATTAAGATCCTGGGTGTGGATCTGCTCCCAGGATACTATGACCCGTTCTCTGGCAGGACGCTCACCAAGGGGGAGGTTGGTTGCTTCCTCAGCCATTATTACATCTGGAAAGAG ATCGTGGCACGGGGGCTggagaagtcagtggtgtttgaGGATGATGTGCGCTTTGAGGCCTATTTCAAGGTGCGGCTGACACGGCTGATGGAGGAGCTGGAGTGGGCACAGCTGGACTGGGACCTGAT CTACCTGGGCAGGAAGCAGATGAACTCGGAGGATGAGGAGCCGGTGGAGGACGTGCGGAACCTGGTGGTGGCTGAATATTCCTACTGGACCCTGGCCTACATAGTCTCCCAGCGCGGGGCCCAGAAGCTGATCGCGGCCGAGCCCCTGTCCAAAATGCTGCCTGTGGACGAGTTCCTGCCCATCATGTATGACAAGCACCCAAA CGAGGATTACAAGCAGCATTTTGCTAACCGAGACCTGCTGGTGTATTCGGTGCACCCCCTGCTGGTTTACCCCACTCACTACACTGGGGACTCCAAGTGGCTCAGCGACACGGAGACGTCTACCATCTGGGATGATGACTCCAAGAAGACGGACTGGAGCGGCTCTCAGAAAACACTGAAGGGTTCCCGAAGTAACGCTGGCCATTCCTTCCGCTCGACCTCCCGGGATGAGCTCTAA
- the CFAP157 gene encoding cilia- and flagella-associated protein 157, which translates to MAPKKKGGGGGGGGGTEEAGREPRPEGRAEQPPAEHRRDFYLLQIRELEKRLARYQQKWDELQVNETLFRVEYDQMAIDNKEIVAFLKKTLNQRVDEIADLNDQLLSLQQAKESEKDAFEAQLAQVRHEFQETKDQLTSENMLLSGKLAALEEFRIQKEDLLGKFAALEEQLKKQEENHKEYIYNLERKAVLDKDRLKKEMMQRVNVVAAEFRKVSNSQMAETTKRTIRENVAINVQLAKMSDRSYDLIQENDMLKEAQAEMQKQLGMLEHNEKQMAKNSLSNQKMIWMLTNKCKEQQVLVDEYRQQKEAMQLLKAAHEILQKENQALRQELKELKEQVRRKVDEGQSQAKLLKEEQELRRNAESILSQAVQALKDLLQERPSDEEDGDFDIMFQLRHQEMLRSLLGLLRRATTAGLAPQEQIFGPQQMANREHGLESTVESQLHAAPCLKTSPVISHHLLAHRGQGVQLFHSMSKMGLLSKTTRTGTVRTYTSATEPLMTSWSEEKQVKQQPILPLPEIAARRSLQGLLTK; encoded by the exons ATGGCCCCCAAGAAgaagggcggcggcggcggcggcggcggcgggacgGAAGAGGCGGGCCGGGAGCCGAGGCCGGAGGGGAGGGCGGAGCAGCCCCCGGCCGAGCACCGCCGGGACTTCTACCTGCTCCAGATCCGGGAGCTGGAGAAGCGGCTGGCCCG GTACCAGCAGAAATGGGATGAGCTGCAGGTGAACGAGACCCTCTTCAGGGTGGAGTACGATCAGATGGCCATTGACAATAAGGAGATCGTGGCCTTTCTCAAGAAGACCCTGAACCAGCGGGTCGATGAGATCGCTGACCTCAACGACCAGCTGCTCAGCCTGCAGCAGGCCAAAGAATCCGAGAAGGATGCCTTCGAGGCCCAGCTGGCCCAGGTTCGACACGAGTTTCAGGAGACCAAGGACCAGCTCACTTCGGAGAACATGCTGCTAA GTGGGAAGTTGGCTGCGCTGGAGGAGTTCAGAATCCAGAAGGAGGATCTCTTGGGCAAGTTTGCAGCCCTAGAGGAGCAGCTGAAGAAACAAGAGGAAAATCACAAGGAGTATATCTATAACCTGGAGAGGAAAGCTGTGCTGGACAAAGACAG GCTGAAGAAGGAGATGATGCAGCGTGTTAATGTGGTGGCAGCTGAGTTTCGCAAGGTCTCCAACAGCCAGATGGCCGAGACCACCAAGCGCACCATCCGCGAGAATGTCGCCATCAACGTCCAGCTGGCCAAGATGTCCGATCGCAGCTACGACCTCATCCAGGAGAACGACATGCTGAAGGAGGCCCAGGCTGAGATGCAGAAGCAGCTGGGGATGCTGGAGCACAATGAGAAGCAGATGGCCAAGAACAGCCTCAGCAACCAGAAG ATGATTTGGATGCTTACCAATAAATGCAAGGAGCAGCAGGTGCTGGTGGATGAGTACAGGCAGCAGAAGGAGGCCATGCAGCTGCTGAAGGCAGCCCATGAGATACTGCAGAAGGAGAACCAGGCACTAAG ACAAGAGCTGAAGGAGCTGAAGGAGCAGGTGAGGAGGAAGGTGGACGAAGGGCAGAGTCAGGCCAAGCTCCTAAAGGAAGAGCAGGAGCTCAGGAGGAATGCAGAGAGCATCCTGAGCCAGGCTGTCCAAGCCCTTAAGGACCTGCTGCAG GAGAGGCCGTCTGATGAGGAGGATGGTGACTTTGACATAATGTTCCAGCTGCGCCACCAGGAGATGCTGCGgagcctgctggggctgctgaggCGGGCGACCACAGCTGGGCTCGCGCCTCAGGAGCAGATCTTTGGGCCCCAGCAAATGGCCAACAGGGAGCATGGACTGGAGTCCACAGTGGAGAG CCAGCTGCACGCAGCCCCGTGCCTCAAGACCTCTCCCGTCATCTCGCACCACTTGCTAGCTCaccgggggcagggggtgcagctcTTCCACAGCATGAGCAAGATGGGTCTGCTGTCCAAGACAACCCGCACCGGGACCGTCCGCACCTACACCAGTGCCACAGAG CCACTGATGACTTCCTGGTCGGAGGAGAAACAGGTGAAGCAGCAGCCGATTCTGCCCCTGCCAGAGATAGCGGCCAGACGCTCCTTGCAGGGCCTGCTGACCAAATAG
- the CERCAM gene encoding inactive glycosyltransferase 25 family member 3 isoform X2, translated as MAMEKHYHYIEWKSVEEPSSYPNVLGPKHWTDERYEHVMKLKQEALSFARAEGADYLLLTDTDSILTNNQTLTFLISQNKSVIAPMLDSQTYYSNFWCGITPQGYYRRTADYFPTKNRQRVGCFAVPMVYATFLLDLQREGTSELAFHPPHPNYTWPFDDIIVFAYSCQAAGVQIYVCNQERFGYINVPVKSHQTLEDERINFVHLILEAMVDGPPMFPSEHVSLSPKHLGKMGFDEIFLINLVRRPDRRHRMLSSLYELEIDPQVVDAVDGSALNSSDIKILGVDLLPGYYDPFSGRTLTKGEVGCFLSHYYIWKEIVARGLEKSVVFEDDVRFEAYFKVRLTRLMEELEWAQLDWDLIYLGRKQMNSEDEEPVEDVRNLVVAEYSYWTLAYIVSQRGAQKLIAAEPLSKMLPVDEFLPIMYDKHPNEDYKQHFANRDLLVYSVHPLLVYPTHYTGDSKWLSDTETSTIWDDDSKKTDWSGSQKTLKGSRSNAGHSFRSTSRDEL; from the exons ATGGCCATGGAGAAACACTATCACTACATTGAGTGGAAGTCAGTGGAGGAGCCCAG CTCTTACCCCAATGTACTTGGCCCCAAGCACTGGACAGACGAACGCTATGAACATGTCATGAAGCTGAAGCAGGAAGCTCTGAGCTTTGCCCGGGCTGAGGGGGCTGATTATCTCCTG CTCACCGATACAGACAGCATCCTGACCAACAATCAGACCCTGACATTCCTGATATCGCAGAACAAGTCGGTGATCGCCCCCATGCTGGACTCCCAGACATATTACTCCAACTTCTGGTGTGGGATAACCCCTCAG GGTTACTACCGTAGGACGGCAGACTATTTCCCCACCAAGAACCGCCAGCGGGTGGGCTGCTTCGCTGTCCCCATGGTGTACGCCACCTTCCTGCTTGACCTGCAAAGAGAGGGGACCTCTGAGCTCGCCTTCCACCCGCCCCACCCCAACTACACCTGGCCCTTTGACGACATCATCGTCTTCGCCTACTCCTGCCAAGCCGCGG GAGTCCAGATCTACGTGTGTAACCAGGAGCGGTTTGGTTACATCAATGTCCCGGTGAAGTCCCATCAGACGCTAGAGGACGAACGCATCAACTTTGTGCACCTCATCCTGGAAGCCATGG TGGACGGCCCCCCGATGTTCCCCTCTGAGCATGTTTCCCTCAGCCCCAAGCACCTCGGTAAAATGGGCTTTGATGAG ATTTTCCTGATTAACCTGGTGCGGCGGCCAGACCGGCGCCACCGGATGCTGAGTTCTCTGTATGAGCTGGAGATAGACCCCCAGGTGGTGGATGCTGTAGATGGGAG TGCCCTGAACAGCAGTGACATTAAGATCCTGGGTGTGGATCTGCTCCCAGGATACTATGACCCGTTCTCTGGCAGGACGCTCACCAAGGGGGAGGTTGGTTGCTTCCTCAGCCATTATTACATCTGGAAAGAG ATCGTGGCACGGGGGCTggagaagtcagtggtgtttgaGGATGATGTGCGCTTTGAGGCCTATTTCAAGGTGCGGCTGACACGGCTGATGGAGGAGCTGGAGTGGGCACAGCTGGACTGGGACCTGAT CTACCTGGGCAGGAAGCAGATGAACTCGGAGGATGAGGAGCCGGTGGAGGACGTGCGGAACCTGGTGGTGGCTGAATATTCCTACTGGACCCTGGCCTACATAGTCTCCCAGCGCGGGGCCCAGAAGCTGATCGCGGCCGAGCCCCTGTCCAAAATGCTGCCTGTGGACGAGTTCCTGCCCATCATGTATGACAAGCACCCAAA CGAGGATTACAAGCAGCATTTTGCTAACCGAGACCTGCTGGTGTATTCGGTGCACCCCCTGCTGGTTTACCCCACTCACTACACTGGGGACTCCAAGTGGCTCAGCGACACGGAGACGTCTACCATCTGGGATGATGACTCCAAGAAGACGGACTGGAGCGGCTCTCAGAAAACACTGAAGGGTTCCCGAAGTAACGCTGGCCATTCCTTCCGCTCGACCTCCCGGGATGAGCTCTAA